From the Hylaeus volcanicus isolate JK05 chromosome 4, UHH_iyHylVolc1.0_haploid, whole genome shotgun sequence genome, one window contains:
- the LOC128874892 gene encoding uncharacterized protein LOC128874892 has product MLRVCWLLPALICTACLIFCCGACSPDIGQPLDLNEFSGQWFFIAGTPINQSLSRCGRFLAKRTSTDTFKIQYTAVSHKKNIPITFYVDGSVKGNKVVGTWQLHGSQRKLGPFRHIIVYANYRSVLAMAVCSEGTTLHQPEYKFAMIWSRERSLPLPILKELKSKLGAYINQEEIRLVDHGNC; this is encoded by the exons ATGTTGCGCGTGTGCTGGCTACTTCCGGCGCTGATTTGCACAGCGTGTTTGATATTCTGCTGCGGAGCCTGTTCCCCGGATATCGGACAGCCGTTGGACTTGAACGAG TTTTCAGGACAATGGTTCTTCATAGCTGGCACCCCGATAAACCAGAGTTTGAGCAGGTGTGGTAGATTTTTAGCGAAAAGGACGTCAACGGATACATTCAAAATACAGTACACAGCTGTCAGTCACAAGAAGAATATTCCAATCACTTTCTACGTTGATGGGAGCgtcaaaggaaataaagttgtTGGAACGTGGCAGCTCCACGGATCGCAACGAAAACTAG GACCTTTCAGGCACATCATAGTCTACGCAAACTACAGAAGCGTCCTCGCTATGGCAGTTTGTTCAGAGGGTACGACGCTTCACCAACCGGAGTACAAGTTCGCTATGATTTGGTCCCGAGAGAGGAGTCTGCCCTTGCCGATCTTAAAGGAGCTTAAATCCAAACTGGGAGCATACATTAATCAAGAGGAAATTCGGTTGGTGGATCATGGGAACTGTTAA